In one Terriglobia bacterium genomic region, the following are encoded:
- a CDS encoding HAMP domain-containing protein, giving the protein MRSLFLKIFLIFWVTLVVVGAVLIYTWGIQPEVIVSRWRGATSDAVALYAQSAAEELDRYGMVALNNYFQRLEVSSHIRAALFDENGQPIAGKASKSMRELAPHAGQGGEPAFLIQGSTASAAQRTIGPSGRVYIMVAEMPRGPVGTVRRLARAQIEQWAAAILLSGLICYLLTLYLTRPILRLRLATHALSAGDLSARAPAKLEGRRDELGELVHDFNQMADRIERLMMSQRQLLSDISHELRSPLARLNVALGLARQRAGAEAASSLDRIELEAERLNEMIGKLLSLARMQGAAIPPEKSRVQLDEMVKEVAADAEFEAQERNCTVRVVGNIECATEGSPELLRSAVENVVRNAVRYTASGSEVEITLANLDSNAEITVRDHGPGAPDSELQNLFRPFYRVANARERQTGGVGLGLAIADRAVRLHGGTVAAANAPGGGLVVKIRVPTQCG; this is encoded by the coding sequence ATGCGCAGCCTGTTCCTCAAGATCTTCCTGATTTTCTGGGTGACGCTGGTCGTGGTCGGCGCGGTGCTGATTTATACCTGGGGCATCCAGCCGGAGGTGATCGTGTCGCGCTGGCGCGGGGCAACCAGCGACGCGGTGGCGCTCTATGCGCAATCGGCGGCGGAGGAACTGGACCGCTACGGCATGGTGGCGCTGAATAATTACTTTCAGCGGCTGGAAGTGTCGTCGCACATTCGGGCGGCGCTGTTCGACGAAAACGGGCAGCCGATCGCGGGCAAAGCGTCGAAAAGCATGCGCGAGCTGGCGCCGCACGCGGGCCAGGGCGGGGAGCCGGCGTTCCTCATCCAAGGGTCGACGGCATCGGCGGCGCAACGCACGATCGGGCCGTCCGGGCGAGTGTACATCATGGTGGCGGAGATGCCGCGGGGGCCGGTAGGCACGGTGCGGCGACTGGCGCGGGCGCAGATCGAACAGTGGGCCGCGGCCATCCTGCTTTCCGGACTGATCTGTTACCTGTTGACGCTGTACCTGACGCGTCCCATCCTGCGGCTGCGGCTGGCGACGCACGCACTTTCGGCGGGCGACCTGAGCGCGCGCGCGCCCGCGAAACTGGAGGGCAGGCGCGATGAACTCGGCGAACTGGTACACGACTTCAACCAGATGGCGGACCGGATCGAACGGCTGATGATGAGCCAAAGGCAACTGCTCAGCGACATCTCGCACGAGCTGCGGTCGCCGCTGGCGCGGTTGAACGTGGCGCTGGGACTGGCGCGGCAAAGAGCAGGCGCGGAGGCTGCGTCGTCACTGGACAGGATTGAGCTCGAGGCCGAGCGATTGAACGAGATGATCGGAAAGCTGCTGTCGCTGGCGCGCATGCAGGGCGCGGCCATACCGCCGGAAAAATCTCGCGTGCAGTTGGACGAGATGGTGAAGGAAGTGGCAGCCGATGCGGAGTTCGAAGCGCAAGAGCGGAATTGCACGGTGCGAGTAGTGGGCAACATCGAGTGCGCGACCGAGGGCAGCCCGGAGTTGCTGCGCAGCGCAGTGGAAAACGTGGTGCGCAATGCCGTACGGTACACCGCCAGCGGCAGCGAAGTGGAGATCACGCTGGCGAACCTCGATTCGAACGCGGAGATCACGGTGCGCGATCACGGCCCGGGCGCGCCGGATTCGGAACTGCAGAATTTGTTCCGTCCGTTTTACCGCGTGGCCAACGCTCGCGAGCGCCAAACCGGGGGCGTGGGACTGGGATTGGCGATCGCCGATCGCGCGGTGCGACTGCACGGCGGAACGGTGGCGGCGGCCAATGCGCCAGGGGGCGGGTTGGTGGTGAAGATCAGGGTGCCGACGCAGTGCGGGTGA
- a CDS encoding response regulator transcription factor: protein MERVLIVDDDVELCELVAEYLTPEGFEAEAVHNGEEGLKRALSGEHAIVVLDVMLPGMNGLDVLRRLRAESRVPVLILTARGDDVDRIVGLEIGADDYLPKPFNPRELMARIRAILRRTQPPTSPSLEKITVGDVELDPAARAVWRAGEPVELTSVEFGMLEALMRAAGQVVTRDQLAQTVLGRKFMPYDRSIDMHVSKLRKKLGDGDGAERIKTIRGVGYVFARPSDPPSRPTAGLPGTPDEGGC, encoded by the coding sequence ATGGAACGTGTGCTGATTGTCGATGACGACGTGGAGCTGTGCGAGCTGGTGGCGGAGTACCTGACGCCGGAGGGGTTCGAAGCCGAGGCGGTGCACAACGGCGAAGAAGGCCTGAAGCGGGCGCTTTCGGGCGAGCACGCGATCGTCGTGCTGGACGTGATGCTGCCCGGGATGAACGGGTTGGATGTGCTGCGGCGGCTGCGGGCGGAGTCGCGAGTACCGGTGCTGATCCTGACGGCGAGGGGTGACGACGTGGACCGGATTGTCGGGTTGGAGATCGGCGCCGACGACTACTTGCCGAAGCCGTTCAACCCGCGCGAGCTGATGGCGCGCATTCGGGCCATCCTGCGGCGCACGCAACCGCCGACGTCCCCGTCGCTGGAGAAGATCACGGTGGGCGACGTGGAACTAGACCCGGCGGCGCGCGCCGTGTGGCGCGCGGGCGAGCCGGTGGAATTGACGTCGGTGGAGTTCGGAATGCTGGAAGCCCTGATGCGGGCCGCGGGACAGGTGGTGACGCGCGACCAGTTGGCGCAAACGGTGCTGGGGCGCAAGTTCATGCCGTACGATCGCAGTATTGACATGCACGTCAGCAAACTGAGGAAGAAGTTGGGGGACGGGGACGGAGCGGAGCGGATCAAGACGATTCGCGGCGTCGGTTACGTGTTCGCGCGGCCGAGCGACCCCCCCAGCAGGCCAACAGCGGGCCTGCCGGGGACCCCGGACGAGGGGGGATGCTAA
- a CDS encoding efflux RND transporter periplasmic adaptor subunit, which yields MKYLKSKWMVVAALVIAVGIFAAFDFGRTSAPQYFTSSVERGDIHDVVEATGTINAVTTVQVGSQVSGTISKLSADFNSHVKSNQVIAEIDPALFRGALLQAQADLQDARANLAAAKAGLVKAQATAEQASADYARNTALAKEGVVAQQQLDQAKANHDTGLAGVNAAKAQVAQAEAQVSQKAAAVAVARTNLGHTIIRSPIDGTVVARNIDVGQTVAASLQAPTLFNIAQDLTKMQVYAATDESDVGQMQVGRPVTFKVDAFPRDTFRGVVSQVRMNPTTVQNVVTYNTIIDFDNPDTKLFPGMTAYLTIPVASATNVVKVPNGALRFTPDLKPEQIAALEQQAGITPKTSSRPGKTRSASGAGANALAQQPRPASQDTAIVWKQTADKKLVPVQIKTGITDHTFTEVAQVLHGAMNQGDQLVTGSASSSKPASASSGSAPGMGGAPRVGGR from the coding sequence ATGAAATACCTCAAGAGCAAATGGATGGTTGTCGCGGCTCTGGTGATTGCGGTCGGCATATTCGCCGCCTTCGACTTCGGCCGCACGTCTGCACCGCAGTATTTCACCTCCAGCGTGGAGCGCGGCGACATTCACGACGTCGTCGAAGCCACCGGCACCATCAACGCGGTCACCACCGTGCAGGTCGGCTCGCAGGTTTCCGGGACCATTTCCAAGCTGTCCGCCGACTTCAACTCGCACGTCAAGAGCAACCAGGTGATTGCCGAAATCGATCCCGCGCTCTTCCGCGGTGCGCTGTTGCAGGCGCAGGCCGATCTCCAGGACGCGCGCGCCAACCTCGCGGCTGCTAAAGCCGGTCTGGTAAAGGCGCAGGCCACCGCCGAGCAGGCTTCCGCCGACTACGCGCGCAACACGGCGCTCGCCAAGGAAGGCGTGGTCGCGCAGCAGCAACTCGACCAGGCCAAGGCGAACCACGATACCGGGCTGGCTGGCGTGAATGCCGCCAAGGCGCAAGTCGCGCAGGCCGAGGCGCAGGTCTCGCAGAAAGCCGCGGCGGTTGCGGTGGCGCGGACCAATCTCGGCCACACCATCATTCGCTCGCCCATTGACGGCACCGTGGTCGCCCGCAACATCGACGTCGGCCAGACCGTCGCCGCCTCCTTGCAGGCGCCGACGCTGTTCAACATCGCGCAGGACCTCACCAAAATGCAGGTCTATGCCGCCACCGACGAAAGCGACGTTGGCCAGATGCAGGTCGGCCGGCCAGTGACCTTCAAGGTGGACGCTTTCCCACGCGACACTTTCCGCGGCGTGGTTTCGCAGGTCCGCATGAATCCCACGACCGTGCAGAACGTCGTCACCTACAACACGATCATTGACTTCGACAATCCGGACACCAAGCTGTTTCCGGGCATGACCGCCTACCTGACCATTCCCGTTGCCAGCGCGACCAACGTAGTCAAGGTTCCCAACGGTGCGCTGCGCTTCACGCCCGACCTGAAGCCGGAGCAGATTGCCGCGCTCGAGCAGCAGGCCGGCATCACGCCGAAAACTTCCTCGCGCCCGGGCAAGACCCGCAGTGCCAGCGGCGCTGGCGCAAACGCACTGGCGCAGCAGCCGCGTCCGGCCTCGCAGGACACTGCGATTGTCTGGAAGCAAACCGCGGACAAGAAGCTCGTTCCAGTGCAGATCAAGACCGGCATCACCGACCACACTTTCACTGAGGTTGCGCAGGTGCTGCATGGCGCGATGAATCAGGGCGATCAACTCGTGACCGGATCCGCTTCGAGCTCCAAACCCGCCAGCGCAAGCAGCGGCTCCGCGCCAGGCATGGGCGGCGCCCCGCGCGTAGGCGGAAGGTAA